A window of Mus pahari chromosome 7, PAHARI_EIJ_v1.1, whole genome shotgun sequence contains these coding sequences:
- the Gpr132 gene encoding probable G-protein coupled receptor 132 has product MRSEPTNAAGNTTLGVTSILQSTSVPSSETCHISYEESRVVLVVVYSAVCLLGLPANCLTAWLTLLQVLQRNVLAVYLFFLSLCELLYISTVPLWIIYIQNQHKWNLGLQACKVTAYIFFCNIYISILLLCCISCDRYMAVVYALESRGHRRQRTAVTISACVIILVGLVNYPVFDMKVEKNFCFEPLRMNSRIAGYHYLRFTFGFAVPLGILAFTNHQIFRSIKLSDSLSAAQKNKVKRSAIAVVAIFLVCFAPYHVVLLIKAASFSFYQGDRNAVCAFESRLYTVSMVFLCLSTVNSVADPIIYVLGTDHSRQEVSRIHTGWKKWSTKTYVTCSKDSEETHAPIALANTYTFPDPEHPPGSQPAKLG; this is encoded by the exons ATGAGATCAGAACCCACCAATGCAGCAG GAAACACCACACTGGGGGTCACCTCTATCCTTCAGAGCACCTCAGTCCCCTCTTCTGAGACCTGCCACATCTCCTACGAGGAAAGCAGAGTGGTCCTGGTGGTGGTGTACAGTGCAGTGTGCCTGCTGGGCCTACCGGCCAACTGCCTAACTGCCTGGCTGACGCTGCTGCAAGTCCTGCAGAGGAACGTGCTAGCCGTCTACctgttctttctgtccctctgtgaGCTGCTCTACATCAGCACGGTGCCATTGTGGATCATCTACATCCAGAATCAGCACAAATGGAACCTGGGTCTGCAGGCCTGCAAGGTGACTGCTTACATCTTCTTCTGCAACATCTACATCAGCATCCTCTTGCTCTGCTGCATTTCCTGCGACCGCTACATGGCCGTGGTCTATGCACTGGAGAGTCGTGGCCACCGCCGCCAGAGGACTGCCGTCACCATTTCTGCGTGTGTGATTATTCTTGTTGGACTCGTTAACTATCCAGTGTTTGACATGAAAGTGGAGAAGAACTTCTGCTTCGAGCCCCTGAGGATGAACAGCAGGATAGCCGGCTACCACTACCTGCGTTTCACCTTTGGCTTTGCCGTCCCTCTCGGCATCCTGGCATTCACCAATCACCAGATCTTCAGGAGCATCAAGCTCAGTGACAGCCTGAGTGCTGCGCAGAAGAACAAGGTGAAGCGCTCCGCCATCGCGGTCGTCGCCATCTTCCTGGTCTGCTTTGCTCCCTACCACGTGGTGCTCCTCATCAAAGCTGCCAGCTTTTCCTTCTACCAAGGAGACAGGAACGCCGTGTGTGCCTTTGAAAGCAGACTGTACACAGTCTCTATGGTGTTTCTGTGCCTGTCTACAGTCAACAGTGTGGCTGACCCCATCATCTACGTGCTAGGTACAGACCACTCTAGGCAAGAAGTGTCCAGAATCCACACAGGGTGGAAAAAGTGGTCCACAAAGACATATGTTACATGCTCAAAGGACTCTGAGGAGACACACGCACCCATAGCGCTTGCAAACACATACACCTTCCCCGATCCTGAGCACCCTCCAGGATCACAGCCAGCAAAGCTAGGTTGA